In Verrucomicrobiota bacterium, the following are encoded in one genomic region:
- the ureG gene encoding urease accessory protein UreG — translation MEHPGHFHERQPPLDRDYKRRAFTVGIGGPVGSGKTALMLQLCLALRHRMNLAAVTNDIFTREDGEFLIRHQALPAERIRAVETGSCPHAAIREDISSNLMALEDLHREFNTELLLIESGGDNLAACYSRELADFTIQVIDVAGGDKIPRKGGPGLTQSDLLVINKTDLAEAVGADLGVMSRDAANMRGRGPFVLAQVKNGLGVDLIVDHILHAWQHALGLPHRH, via the coding sequence ATGGAGCATCCGGGCCATTTTCATGAACGCCAGCCGCCCCTGGATCGAGATTATAAGCGGCGCGCATTCACGGTGGGAATCGGAGGCCCTGTCGGAAGTGGGAAAACCGCCCTCATGCTTCAGCTCTGTCTCGCCCTGCGGCATCGAATGAACCTGGCGGCGGTGACCAACGACATTTTCACGCGGGAGGACGGCGAATTCCTGATTCGTCACCAGGCATTGCCCGCGGAACGCATCCGCGCGGTTGAGACCGGATCCTGCCCGCATGCGGCGATTCGCGAGGATATTTCCTCCAACCTCATGGCCCTGGAGGATCTTCATCGCGAATTCAACACCGAACTGCTGTTGATTGAATCGGGAGGCGACAACTTGGCCGCCTGTTACAGCCGGGAACTGGCGGATTTCACGATCCAGGTGATTGACGTGGCGGGAGGAGACAAGATCCCGCGCAAGGGCGGGCCGGGTCTGACCCAAAGCGATCTTCTGGTGATCAACAAAACTGATCTGGCGGAGGCGGTCGGGGCGGATCTCGGCGTGATGTCGAGAGATGCGGCAAACATGCGCGGGCGCGGTCCGTTCGTCCTGGCCCAGGTCAAGAACGGCCTGGGTGTGGATCTCATTGTGGACCACATCCTCCACGCCTGGCAGCACGCGCTTGGACTCCCGCATCGCCACTGA
- a CDS encoding urease accessory protein UreF, with protein MTARFSIPHDPGAASEPKAPDVFVIWQLIDSAFPTGGFAHSGGLEAAWNHGAIRQRVELQSWIVASLRQAGNSQLPMVREVLLQPARLIEIDDVCEAWTSNHVANRASRLQGRALAIAAQRTFGMSIAVDGVSPRFLHFAPVFGFVAGELRMDVLTALRACLFMQLRNAVASAIRLNVIGPMEAQSLQHELSSVAEAVVRHGMQLALDEIAQSAPLLDLWQGAHDRLHTRLFQS; from the coding sequence ATGACGGCCCGGTTTTCCATTCCTCATGACCCAGGGGCCGCGTCCGAACCGAAGGCCCCGGATGTTTTTGTGATCTGGCAGCTGATTGATTCGGCGTTTCCTACCGGCGGCTTTGCCCATTCCGGGGGTCTGGAAGCCGCCTGGAATCACGGTGCCATCCGCCAGCGTGTCGAACTGCAATCTTGGATCGTGGCCAGCCTCCGGCAGGCCGGGAATTCACAACTTCCAATGGTTCGCGAAGTCCTGCTCCAACCCGCGCGGTTGATCGAGATCGACGACGTTTGTGAGGCCTGGACTTCCAACCATGTCGCCAACCGGGCCAGCCGGTTGCAGGGACGCGCCCTGGCCATAGCCGCACAACGGACCTTCGGAATGTCCATCGCGGTGGACGGCGTCTCTCCGCGGTTCCTCCATTTTGCCCCTGTTTTTGGTTTCGTGGCCGGCGAGTTGAGGATGGACGTCCTGACCGCTCTCCGCGCCTGCCTGTTCATGCAATTGCGCAACGCCGTCGCTTCCGCGATCCGGCTCAACGTAATTGGCCCCATGGAAGCCCAGTCGCTCCAGCATGAGCTCTCCTCCGTGGCGGAGGCAGTGGTTCGCCACGGGATGCAACTCGCCCTTGATGAAATCGCCCAAAGCGCCCCGTTGCTGGACCTATGGCAAGGGGCTCACGACCGATTACACACCCGTCTTTTCCAGAGCTGA
- a CDS encoding urease accessory protein UreD yields the protein MIASPCDIMEVAAPVPPADRAPRAGHASVRVERVEGLSALTSSYATSPMKMLAPKSRGPSVWVYGSSHGGGVVAGDQTRLEVEVGRGACCFAGTQASTKIYRNPALLPSTHHTQARVARGGLLVFTPETVQLFAGSSHRQTQRFELESDASLVVLDWFSCGRVACGERWEFSSYSSRNEVLLSGHGRLFLDATRIIPGGDPSATGHLPGPYTVFATLFLDGPRLRESAALLVEDVARRPVRRRASTLVSASRMGSGPVVLRAASTGIEDLSAELHRWLKPVFDLLEGDPWSRRN from the coding sequence ATGATTGCCAGTCCGTGTGACATCATGGAGGTCGCTGCTCCTGTTCCTCCGGCCGATCGCGCTCCGCGAGCCGGGCATGCCTCCGTGCGGGTCGAACGGGTCGAAGGCCTGTCGGCGCTGACATCAAGTTATGCCACCAGCCCGATGAAAATGCTGGCTCCGAAGTCGCGCGGTCCCAGCGTTTGGGTTTATGGCAGCAGCCACGGTGGCGGAGTCGTGGCGGGTGACCAGACCCGGCTGGAAGTCGAGGTGGGCAGGGGCGCCTGTTGCTTCGCGGGCACTCAGGCTTCCACCAAGATTTATCGCAATCCCGCCCTTCTTCCCTCCACCCATCACACCCAGGCCCGCGTCGCCAGGGGTGGGCTGCTCGTTTTCACTCCGGAGACCGTGCAACTCTTCGCCGGATCGAGCCATCGCCAGACACAGCGGTTTGAGCTGGAGTCTGATGCCAGTCTGGTGGTGCTGGACTGGTTTTCCTGCGGACGAGTTGCCTGCGGGGAACGCTGGGAGTTCTCCAGTTACTCGAGTCGGAACGAGGTTCTGCTCTCGGGCCACGGACGCTTGTTTCTCGACGCGACGAGGATCATTCCTGGCGGGGATCCCTCAGCCACCGGCCATCTCCCCGGTCCGTACACGGTTTTCGCCACCCTGTTCCTGGACGGCCCGCGGTTGAGGGAATCTGCCGCCTTGTTGGTGGAGGATGTGGCGAGGCGCCCGGTCCGTCGGCGTGCTTCCACCCTGGTTTCGGCAAGCCGGATGGGTTCGGGTCCTGTGGTGCTTCGTGCCGCCTCCACCGGTATCGAGGATTTGTCGGCCGAATTGCATCGCTGGCTGAAGCCTGTGTTCGACTTGCTGGAAGGGGACCCCTGGTCTCGCAGGAACTGA
- a CDS encoding ABC transporter ATP-binding protein produces MNPVLKLTNLHVSYDGSRILREVSLEVEPGQVACLMGRNGVGKTTTLKAITGLVSPDSGSIKIGEREFGGSKPDERARAGLGYVPQGRDIFPTLTVWENLRIGAVAQGKKLNGELDRVFNLFPVLKEMLSRKGGVLSGGQQQQLAIARALLTNPKVLLLDEPTEGIQPNIIDQIGDTIKKLRAEGLNVHPTEHNYKDEIGDAIRTLKTEGRIAILLVEQYLDFCLEVGDRFFVMDRGSIVAQGPMKNLDDTLIRKYLTV; encoded by the coding sequence CTGAATCCCGTGCTCAAACTTACCAACCTGCACGTCAGCTACGACGGTTCCCGCATCCTCCGCGAGGTCAGCCTGGAGGTCGAGCCGGGCCAGGTCGCCTGCCTGATGGGACGCAACGGCGTCGGCAAGACCACAACGCTCAAGGCCATTACCGGACTGGTTTCCCCGGACAGCGGCTCCATCAAAATCGGGGAGCGTGAGTTCGGGGGAAGCAAGCCCGATGAACGGGCGCGGGCGGGACTCGGCTACGTGCCCCAGGGACGCGACATATTCCCCACGCTCACCGTCTGGGAAAATCTGCGCATCGGCGCCGTGGCTCAGGGCAAGAAACTGAATGGTGAACTCGATCGCGTTTTCAACTTGTTCCCGGTCCTCAAGGAAATGCTCTCCCGCAAGGGGGGGGTCCTCAGCGGCGGCCAGCAGCAGCAACTCGCCATCGCCCGAGCTCTCTTGACCAATCCCAAGGTCTTGCTTCTCGATGAACCGACCGAGGGAATCCAGCCCAACATCATCGATCAAATCGGTGACACGATCAAAAAGCTTCGGGCCGAGGGGCTGAACGTCCATCCGACGGAACACAACTACAAGGATGAGATCGGTGACGCGATTCGAACGCTCAAGACCGAGGGGCGGATTGCCATTCTGCTCGTGGAACAATACCTCGATTTCTGTCTCGAAGTCGGCGACCGCTTTTTTGTCATGGACCGCGGCAGCATCGTGGCCCAGGGTCCCATGAAGAATCTGGACGACACGCTGATTCGAAAGTATTTGACGGTATGA
- the urtD gene encoding urea ABC transporter ATP-binding protein UrtD: MTTTPREFILTLEGVTKTFDGFKAINNLNFYMDLGELRVIIGPNGAGKSTLLDLITGRTRPDQGKVEFGRSTDLTALNEYQINRLGIGRKFQTPSVYMDHTVFENIWLSLEGSRSIWSCLFTRLNTTQKDRIHEVLKTIGLADFAATKSGSLSHGQKQWLEIGMLLAQNPKLLLVDEPAAGMTDEETRKTGELLLSLAGHHSIIVIEHDMTFVRQIARKVTVLHQGSVLCEGAVDEVQNDERVIEVYLGRKKKTESAAA; encoded by the coding sequence ATGACCACCACGCCAAGAGAATTTATTCTGACCCTCGAAGGGGTCACCAAGACCTTTGACGGCTTCAAAGCGATCAACAACCTCAATTTCTACATGGATCTGGGGGAACTGCGGGTCATTATCGGCCCGAATGGCGCCGGCAAGAGCACCTTGCTCGATCTGATCACCGGACGGACGCGGCCGGACCAAGGGAAGGTTGAGTTTGGGCGGAGCACGGATCTCACGGCGTTGAACGAGTACCAAATCAACCGACTGGGAATCGGGCGCAAGTTCCAGACCCCGTCGGTTTACATGGATCACACGGTTTTCGAAAACATCTGGCTCTCGCTCGAAGGGAGCCGTTCGATCTGGTCCTGTCTTTTCACCCGGTTGAATACGACCCAGAAGGACCGCATTCACGAGGTGCTGAAGACGATCGGCCTGGCCGATTTTGCCGCCACCAAGTCCGGCTCGCTGAGTCACGGGCAGAAGCAGTGGCTCGAGATCGGCATGTTGCTGGCCCAGAACCCCAAACTTCTCCTGGTGGATGAACCGGCTGCCGGGATGACCGATGAGGAGACGCGCAAGACCGGTGAACTGCTCCTCAGCCTGGCCGGTCACCACAGCATCATCGTCATCGAGCATGACATGACCTTCGTCCGCCAGATCGCCCGCAAAGTAACCGTGCTTCATCAGGGCAGCGTGCTGTGCGAGGGGGCGGTGGATGAAGTCCAAAACGATGAGCGCGTCATCGAGGTTTATCTCGGCCGAAAGAAAAAGACTGAATCCGCAGCCGCCTGA
- the urtC gene encoding urea ABC transporter permease subunit UrtC — MKEGFCKVELLVVGLIALVALLVLPCLNAFVPKESAFHISSFTLSVYGKYLCYGVLALGVNLLWGYTGLLSLTQCLFFVLGGYALGMHLLLMVGKLGQYKADIPDFMVFLEFAKKYPDTGGLPPHWIPFKSFGFAALATVWVPALVAGLFGWLAFRSRIKGVYFSILSQALTYAATLMFFRNDFTFGGNNGLTDFKFILGHDINSPAVKRTLYIASGVLLLGSYGLCRWLTTTKFGLIQRAIRDSENRVLFSGYATANFKLFVFVLAAALSGLGGALYVPQVGIINPSEMAPEKSLEAVVWCAVGGRGNLLGPILGAVGCNALKSWATHAFAEQWPYILGALFVVVTLFLPQGIIGIPAQISAWKRKLSQSRQPPPADTQAQPMAPGVPCKPR, encoded by the coding sequence ATGAAGGAGGGTTTCTGCAAAGTCGAACTGCTGGTCGTGGGCCTGATTGCTCTGGTTGCACTCCTCGTCCTCCCCTGCCTGAACGCGTTTGTTCCGAAGGAGAGCGCCTTTCACATCAGCAGCTTCACCCTCAGCGTTTACGGTAAATACCTGTGCTACGGGGTGCTCGCGTTGGGGGTGAACCTGCTCTGGGGTTACACCGGATTGCTCAGCCTGACCCAATGCCTTTTCTTCGTGCTCGGGGGTTACGCTCTGGGCATGCACCTGCTCCTGATGGTCGGAAAACTCGGCCAGTACAAGGCCGACATTCCGGATTTCATGGTGTTCCTGGAGTTCGCCAAGAAGTATCCAGACACTGGCGGACTCCCTCCCCATTGGATTCCGTTCAAGAGCTTCGGTTTCGCCGCCCTTGCCACCGTCTGGGTGCCGGCGCTGGTCGCCGGTTTGTTTGGCTGGCTCGCCTTTCGCTCCCGCATCAAGGGAGTGTATTTTTCCATTCTCAGCCAGGCCCTGACCTATGCCGCCACGCTGATGTTTTTCCGGAACGATTTCACGTTCGGAGGCAACAACGGCCTGACCGACTTCAAATTCATTCTGGGCCACGACATCAATTCTCCCGCCGTCAAACGAACCCTTTACATCGCGTCGGGTGTACTGTTGCTGGGTTCCTATGGTCTCTGCCGATGGCTGACGACCACCAAATTTGGACTGATTCAGCGGGCAATCCGGGACAGCGAGAATCGGGTTCTCTTTTCGGGTTACGCGACGGCGAACTTCAAGCTCTTTGTGTTTGTCCTTGCGGCAGCCTTGTCCGGTCTCGGCGGGGCGCTTTATGTTCCGCAGGTGGGGATCATCAATCCGAGCGAAATGGCTCCGGAGAAATCGTTGGAGGCTGTGGTTTGGTGTGCGGTGGGTGGGCGGGGAAACCTCCTGGGGCCGATTCTCGGCGCCGTGGGGTGCAATGCGCTGAAAAGTTGGGCCACGCATGCCTTTGCCGAGCAATGGCCCTATATTCTTGGGGCTCTCTTTGTGGTGGTCACGCTCTTTCTGCCGCAAGGAATCATCGGAATCCCGGCCCAGATTTCAGCGTGGAAACGAAAACTTTCCCAATCTCGCCAACCTCCCCCGGCCGACACGCAAGCCCAACCTATGGCTCCCGGCGTTCCGTGCAAACCACGATGA
- the urtB gene encoding urea ABC transporter permease subunit UrtB, which translates to MRADAAARASLMKAILSDDATEQAALIRDLAHTPDPLIEQVLGAWRLGSLYIHEGPGGLKLPFLLDPATDAEGKAQGLQWPASEPIKDASGKPLLFSASELTPADTTAKLRKVIKTTLDLYALARPQPRQRRDAVVKIGQEQNADYLPFLEARLKIESDKEVRQSLTEAVALTRMVSDDPGIRSAAVTLLGEIRSIQSVSFLQKLREDVKAGRVKDEATVTAVHRAVDLIENYIWWGNLYGTVFRGFSLSAVLLLAALGLAITFGLMGVINMAHGEVMMVGAYTTYVVQNLFKSAFGASGAGFDSYFPAALAASFFFAGLVGLALERGIIRFLYQRPLESMLATWGVSLLLQQIFRHIFGAANVQVSSPRWLSGSYVVHDVLLAYNRLFVIAFAVLVVLGTWLLLVRTPVGLQIRAVMQNRAMASCLGVRTDRVNMLTFMFGSGLAGMAGACLSQIGNVGPSLGQNHIVDCFMIVVMGGVGNLLGTVFASLGVGVTDQILQPWLGAVMGKITVLAAIILFLQWRPAGLFVTRSRSLEG; encoded by the coding sequence TTGCGTGCCGATGCGGCTGCCCGGGCGAGCCTGATGAAGGCGATCCTGAGCGATGACGCCACCGAACAGGCGGCCCTGATCCGCGATCTCGCGCATACGCCTGATCCGCTGATCGAGCAGGTGCTCGGGGCCTGGCGGTTGGGCAGTCTTTACATTCATGAGGGTCCGGGAGGGCTCAAGCTGCCGTTTCTTCTGGATCCCGCGACCGACGCGGAGGGCAAAGCGCAGGGGCTCCAATGGCCCGCGTCCGAGCCGATCAAGGATGCCTCCGGCAAACCGCTTCTTTTTTCCGCTAGCGAGCTGACTCCGGCCGACACCACTGCGAAGCTGCGCAAGGTCATCAAAACGACCCTCGATCTCTACGCGCTAGCCCGTCCTCAACCGCGCCAGCGCCGGGATGCGGTGGTCAAGATCGGGCAGGAACAAAACGCCGATTACCTTCCCTTCCTCGAAGCGCGGCTGAAGATTGAATCCGACAAGGAGGTTCGCCAATCGCTGACGGAGGCGGTGGCCCTGACCCGGATGGTCTCGGATGATCCCGGCATCCGGTCGGCGGCCGTCACGCTCCTGGGCGAAATTCGTTCGATCCAATCCGTGAGCTTTCTGCAAAAGCTTCGGGAAGACGTCAAAGCAGGCCGGGTGAAGGATGAGGCGACCGTCACCGCGGTGCATCGAGCCGTGGACCTGATCGAAAACTACATCTGGTGGGGCAATCTGTATGGCACGGTGTTCCGGGGATTCAGCCTTTCGGCGGTGTTGCTGCTGGCGGCGCTCGGACTGGCGATCACCTTTGGATTGATGGGGGTGATCAACATGGCACACGGCGAGGTCATGATGGTCGGGGCTTACACGACCTATGTGGTCCAGAATCTGTTCAAGTCGGCTTTTGGCGCGTCGGGTGCGGGGTTCGACAGTTATTTTCCAGCGGCACTTGCGGCCTCGTTTTTTTTTGCCGGCCTGGTCGGGCTCGCGCTGGAACGCGGGATCATCCGGTTTCTCTATCAACGTCCGCTCGAGTCGATGCTGGCCACCTGGGGGGTGAGCCTGCTCTTGCAGCAGATCTTCCGGCACATTTTTGGCGCCGCCAATGTCCAGGTCAGCTCGCCCCGTTGGCTCAGCGGAAGCTACGTGGTCCATGACGTTTTGCTGGCCTACAACCGACTCTTCGTCATCGCGTTCGCCGTCCTGGTCGTTTTGGGAACCTGGCTGCTGCTGGTCCGGACCCCGGTGGGTCTGCAGATCCGGGCTGTGATGCAGAACCGGGCGATGGCGAGTTGCCTCGGCGTGAGAACCGATCGCGTCAACATGCTCACCTTCATGTTTGGATCAGGGCTGGCCGGGATGGCCGGCGCCTGCCTTTCCCAAATCGGAAACGTGGGCCCTAGTCTCGGCCAGAACCACATTGTGGATTGTTTCATGATCGTGGTGATGGGCGGGGTCGGAAATTTATTGGGAACCGTGTTTGCCTCCCTGGGGGTGGGGGTCACGGACCAGATTCTCCAGCCGTGGCTGGGGGCCGTGATGGGTAAAATCACCGTGCTGGCCGCCATCATCTTGTTCCTCCAATGGCGGCCAGCCGGTCTTTTTGTCACACGCAGCCGCAGCCTTGAGGGTTGA
- the urtA gene encoding urea ABC transporter substrate-binding protein: MKNKFLKYLLGSALSTVLVAQAVAETVKVGILHSLSGTMAISETSLKDVLLFTFDEINKAGGVRAGGKSYLIEPVVVDPASNWPLFAEKAEQLLVKDKVSVVFGCWTSVSRKSVLPVFERHNGLLFYPVQYEGEELSKNIFYTAEAVNQQAIPAVDYMLAEGKKKFYLLGSDYVYPRTTNKILKQYLKSKGIPDSDIEEIYTPFGHTDYQTIVASIKKFSAGGKSCVISTLNGDTNVPFFKEFANAGLTSESCPVVSFSISEDEFRGLPAKDLVGHLGCWTYFMSTKSPENAKFVSDFMTWLKEPKVTGVDYTVSGIDTKGRVTCSPMNLSRMGVHLWKMAVEKAGSFEVDKVREGMYGLKFKGPAGEVTMQKNHHLVNNAFIGETLANGQFKIIKTMNGVAGEPFSSQFLTVR, translated from the coding sequence ATGAAAAACAAGTTCCTAAAGTATCTTCTCGGATCCGCCTTGTCGACGGTACTCGTTGCGCAGGCGGTTGCGGAAACCGTCAAGGTGGGCATCCTCCACTCGCTCAGCGGCACGATGGCGATCAGCGAAACCTCGTTGAAGGATGTCCTCCTCTTCACCTTCGACGAGATCAACAAGGCCGGCGGGGTCCGCGCCGGCGGCAAGTCCTATTTGATCGAGCCGGTGGTGGTGGATCCGGCCTCAAACTGGCCCTTGTTCGCCGAAAAGGCCGAACAACTTCTGGTGAAGGACAAGGTTTCGGTCGTTTTCGGTTGTTGGACGTCCGTGAGCCGCAAGTCCGTGCTGCCGGTTTTCGAGCGGCACAACGGCCTGCTGTTTTATCCCGTTCAATACGAGGGTGAGGAGCTTTCCAAGAACATCTTCTACACGGCGGAGGCTGTGAATCAGCAGGCCATTCCGGCGGTGGACTACATGCTCGCGGAAGGGAAGAAGAAGTTTTACCTCCTTGGTTCGGACTATGTGTATCCCCGCACCACGAACAAGATCCTCAAGCAGTATCTGAAGTCGAAGGGGATTCCCGATTCAGACATTGAGGAAATCTACACGCCTTTCGGACACACGGATTACCAGACCATCGTCGCCTCGATCAAAAAATTCTCGGCGGGCGGGAAATCTTGCGTGATCAGCACTTTGAACGGGGACACCAACGTGCCCTTCTTCAAGGAGTTCGCCAACGCCGGTCTGACCAGCGAGAGCTGCCCCGTGGTTTCCTTTTCGATCTCGGAGGATGAATTCCGCGGTCTCCCTGCCAAGGACCTTGTCGGCCATCTTGGTTGCTGGACCTACTTCATGTCGACCAAGTCTCCTGAGAATGCCAAGTTCGTCTCGGATTTCATGACCTGGTTGAAAGAACCCAAGGTCACGGGTGTGGACTACACCGTCAGTGGAATCGATACCAAAGGTCGCGTCACCTGCAGCCCGATGAATCTATCCCGCATGGGGGTTCATCTCTGGAAGATGGCCGTGGAAAAGGCCGGATCTTTCGAAGTGGATAAAGTTCGTGAAGGCATGTATGGCCTGAAGTTCAAAGGTCCCGCGGGCGAAGTCACCATGCAGAAGAATCATCACCTAGTGAACAACGCCTTCATCGGTGAAACCCTGGCCAACGGCCAATTCAAGATCATCAAGACCATGAACGGCGTCGCGGGCGAACCGTTTAGCTCCCAGTTCCTCACCGTGCGGTAA